Proteins encoded by one window of Sorex araneus isolate mSorAra2 chromosome 3, mSorAra2.pri, whole genome shotgun sequence:
- the KNSTRN gene encoding small kinetochore-associated protein, with translation MAAPEDVAHSSVCRTEWPPLGSAPPQLRPDLRKCLFETPAAADLAGGVAVAAEHVLKPSDVDQSQEPQEPLEPLEPQEPLELLEPQEPQEPLEPLEPLELQEPQEPLEPLEPLEPQEPQEPQEPLEPGVQPSHLLAMASVVKTVHTLQPRPVLSSGHPADVKTRGVSKSLLPVKCKEVDVSKPLYSGASENDVTKTIKLRRETGQVKATEAAIKKNVKKGCKPEGKQTSEEEPLDRNQLSETINKQLHQKLTEIRGELKKLTQRVELLEKFQDNCLAILECKSDDSSGCEEALSAQPDSTADHTDSMLLLETLQDELKLFNETARKQMEELQALKVKLKMKEEERARFLEQQTLCNGQINDFTTVLEEIEQLLEM, from the exons ATGGCAGCCCCTGAAGACGTCGCCCACAGCAGCGTCTGCCGTACAGAATGGCCGCCCCTAGGGAGCGCCCCGCCCCAGCTCCGGCCTGACCTCCGGAAGTGCCTGTTTGAAACACCCGCCGCGGCCGACCTGGCGGGCGGAGTGGCAGTTGCTGCCGAGCATGTTTTGAAACCGAGCGACGTGGACCAGAGTCAGGAGCCGCAGGAGCCGCTAGAGCCGCTGGAGCCGCAGGAGCCACTGGAGCTGCTGGAGCCGCAGGAGCCGCAGGAGCCGCTGGAGCCGCTGGAGCCGCTGGAACTGCAGGAGCCGCAGGAACCGCTGGAGCCGTTGGAGCCGCTGGAGCCTCAGGAGCCGCAGGAGCCGCAGGAGCCGCTGGAGCCTGG GGTCCAGCCGAGCCACCTCCTTGCCATGGCCAGCGTGGTTAAGACTGTGCACACTCTGCAGCCCCGCCCGGTGCTGAGCAGCGGCCACCCCGCTG ACGTGAAAACTCGAGGTGTCTCTAAGAGCCTCTTACCTGTCAAGTGCAAAGAAGTCGATGTTTCCAAGCCTCTTTATTCAGGGGCTTCAGAGAATGATGTCACAAAAACCATCAAACTGAGACGAGAGACTGG GCAGGTGAAAGCTACGGAAGCTGCCATCAAGAAGAACGTCAAAAAGGg GTGCAAACCAGAGGGGAAGCAGACGTCAGAGGAGGAACCCCTGGACAGAAACCAGCTCTCAGAGACCATCAACAAGCAGTTGCACCAGAAGCTGACTGAGATCCGG GGAGAACTGAAGAAGCTGACCCAACGGGTGGAGCTGCTGGAGAAGTTTCAGGACAACTGTTTGGCAATTTTGGAGTGCAAAAGCGATGACTCCTCAG GCTGTGAGGAGGCCCTGTCAGCCCAGCCAGATTCCACCGCAGATCACACGGACTCAATG TTGCTGTTAGAAACTTTGCAAGATGAGCTGAAGCTCTTTAACGAAACGGCCAGAAAGCAGATGGAGGAATTACAG GCCTTAAAAGTCAAGTTGAAGATGAAAGAAGAGGAGCGAGCTCGGTTCTTAGAGCAGCAGACCTTATGTAATGGTCAGATAAATGATTTCACAACAGTACTTGAAGAAATAGAGCAGCTTTTAGAAATGTGA